A window of Kribbella voronezhensis genomic DNA:
GCGTCTGTTAGATCCGCATCTCGCAAGTCAGCATCACTAAGGTTCGCTTCCGCCAGGAGCGTTCGTCTCAAATTAGCCTTACGCAATAACGCGTAGGAGAGATTTACGCCAGTTAGCAAAGCACCAGCGAACGATGACCCAACAAGCACAGCCGATGATAGATTCGCGTGGTCGAGCACAGCCTCGTCGAGATTCGCATTGAGGACAATGCAGTCACTGAGATCCGCTTCCTTAAGTGATGCACCCGACAGATTGGCTCGCGAGAGATCCGAGCCGGTTAGGGATGCCCGGGCAAGGTCAGCCCCCGGGAGCCAGAGATCAGACAGATTGAGGCCCTGCAGCGAGATACCGCGAATATCTGCTCGATATCCAGGATCGCCATATTTGATCAAGTCTGAAATTGCGAACACTGCGGCGCGACGCGCTGTCTCTGCATCGCGTCCATCCTCGCTCCACGACTGGCTCCTGAGCGCGCCGACGATGATGTCCGCGCATAGCCTCGCTGCTTGTGGAGACACACGGCCGAGCAAAGCGAGCGCGCTCAGGCCGGCGATACGCGCGGACGGTCCGCTCACCGTGTCTAGCAGTTTTGACGCCTCGAACACTGCACCTAGATCAACAGCCGGCAAGCGCGCACTCCGGCTGCTCCGGACTCGTTCGCCTCCGCTGTCCTCTGATCCAAAGTAGAACCCGAGCAAGGCCGCGAAAAGGGCGAGGAGCGGAGCGCCAGCGGCATACACGACTGGCCGAGACTGAGGGGAGACAACAACGACAGCCACGGCGAGTCCCGCGAGGACAGGGATGGCCACGGACGCGATCGCGGTTCGGCGTCTGGACCGTGATCTGCGCCGGCGGGCAAGCTCAACGTCGTCATGCGGCGGTGCTGGGAGAGGCAGGCCATCAGAGGGCGGCAAGATCATGGCAACCTCCTAGCTCAGGCCGGAGCAACCTCGGCGATATCAGAGCAGCTCTTGCTGACTTCCAACAGTATGGGGGCATCCGCACACGAAGCAGGCATCCAGCTGCCGCCCTGTCTGGAGGGAGGCGCTCCGATCTTCGTACTTGTTGGCGATCGGGTCGGCATGAGGGCCGCAACCCGGGCCGCAACACTTGGCGTCAGAGGCCTTCGGAATCCACCTCAGAGATCCACGGGGCGACCAGCCAGAGATATAGCGCGAGAGTCGCTGTCGAGCTGAAAAGCGGAAGGTCGGCGGTTCGAGACCGCCCCTGACCACCTCAACCCTCTCCACATCCGGGGAGGGATTTTTCTTTCCCACGCGCGCTCCGCAACCGCTCCTCCGTCGCGGTCACTACACCCGCTCCCGCCCGCCCGGCCTCTCTTGCGGCTACGCCGCGACTGCGGGCTGACGCCCGCCCGCGACAGCCTCGCCGCCACTCGCGCCGCCAGGTGAGGCTGGTCAGTCGGATCGCCCCGAGCAATCGCCCAGGCCGCCTCCAACTCGGCGCTCATCTCGCCGCATCCGCGATGAGACACCCAAGGCCTGTGTCTCGAGACTGCTCCTGACCGCCATCTCCAAGCGTGAGTCCCCCGCTAGGCCGATGTTTCCCTGGCCCGGCGACAGCCACGGCCTTCGAGGCACCCGCAGCCACCGCACCGCAATGCCGGCCGAGTTGGCATGCGTGACCGCGATCTACACAAGCCGTACCGAGTTCTCCCACGAAGTGCCATCGACCAAGCTGTTCGACATCGCTATGAGCGCCGCCCCCCGACCACCCTTTCTGACCTGCGGTTACTCCATCGGAGAACCGCCGACCTTTCCGCTAGTCCAGCAATTTCTGTCCAGCTAGGTGTTCCGCGAGCTGATCGTGCGGCCCGGCGTCCGCGGTGTGGGCGTGATCAGCTGACCTGGCCGGTGGGGCGTATGACGAGGTTGTTGATGTCCACGCCTTCGGGTTGGTTGACGGCGAACAAGATTGCCTCGGCGACTTGTTCGGCGGTCAGTGTCGGTGCCGCGGCGGGTGATCCGCCGCGCTCGTCCCAGAAGGGGGTGTCCACAACCCCTGGGGCGACAACGGTGACGCTGACGTGGTCCTTGGCTACCAGGAGGCGGACGTTCTCGGCGAGGGCGTGCGCGGCCCACTTGGTGACGGAGTACAGGTTGCCGGGTGTGTTCCTGGTGCCCGCGACCGAACCGATGATCACGATCCGGCCCTTGGACTTCCTCAGGTGCGGCAGTGTCTCGCGTACCAGCAGAGCCGGGCCGAGGATGTTGGTGAGAACCATGGCACGCATGGCCGCGGGGTCGTGGTCCTCCAGCGTGCCGGGCAGGGAGAACCCGGCGTTTGCGATCACCGTGTCCAATCGGTCCCACAAGCCCACGACTTGACGCACGGCAGCGGCGACATGGCTCTCGTCGCTGGCGTCACCGGTGATGGTCAGCAGCCGCTCGCCCGCTCCGGTGGAGGTGGCAAGCGCGGCCAGGCGATCGGCATCGCGGCCGGTGATCGCCACACGGTGGCCTTGCTTGAGCAGGACACGGGCAGTGGCCGCACCGATCCCGCTCGAACCGCCGGTGATCAACGTGACGGGTTCCATGGCACGGCCTCCTTGATGACGGCGGTATCGGCGATGCGCCAGGCCCCAGGTGTGTGACCACTGAGTTGGCGGACGCAGGCTACCCGACACTCGTGAAGTTGTGACGCGAAGATCAGGCCACACGAACCGCAACGGGGAATCGAACAGCGTTACCAGCAGCCCCCAGATCCGTGCACACCTGTGATGTAGCACGCAGTGTGGTGGGTTGGGGTGGGGCTCTCTGTAGGCAGTCGGAGACGGTGTGAAATCGGACGTTCGAAATGCGGTGTAAATTCCCGGACAATGTGGCCACGGAATGTCACGAAAAATGTATTGCGTTATTCGATAATCGGCGTCGGGCGACGGAAAGTAATGATCTGAGCGGCGACAGGACGTCGTGATTGTCACGCTGTGTCGATGGCGCGGTTCGATTGTTGCGGTGCGTAGTTGCTGACGGCGTTGTTACCGGTTTGAGACCTCCTGGTGGGTGTGCATATGCTCACCGGCGCCTGGCCGCGGACCTGGGGGACCGGACACAGGCGGTAATGCATACCCCCGCCGACTCGCAACGCCGAGTTCCGCCCTCCGGGTCGGTGGCCCCTCCCACAGAGCATCCGAGGGCGGAAGTGGGGAACCCAAGGTTCCCGGACCGGCCGTGGCGCCCGCGTGCGCTGCTGCCTGTCCTCGGGGCGAAGTCGCGCCAGCGACCGGGCAATCTTCCTGCCCGAGCCCGACAGCTAACCTCACAGGCGTGCAGGAAGGACTGTCCCCATGCGGGATGCTTTCTCCCGTCGGCATGCACAACATCGAGCTGCCGTTCCCTCCGACAGACTGAAAGAACCGGCCGCCAAGGCCGGCCGCCGGGCACTGATCCCGATCATCGCGGGCATCTCCTTGGTCCTCACCACCGCCGGAATCGGCGTGGCCGCGCTGACCTCCGACAGCATCCCGGCCCCGGTCAGCCTCACGGCCGGCGCCGATGCCTACGTGAGCACCACATCCCCGACCCAGAGGCACGGTTGGTCGTCCCGGTTGGTCGCGAAGATGAACGAGGCGACCAGTCTGATCCGCTACACCGTGCCCCCCGTGGCGGACGGCTACGACCGCAAGGCCACGCTGGTACTGACCCGGCTGACCACCAGCAACCCGGCCAAGATCGCGGTGTCGAAGGCGCCGGGCGGCTGGACCGAGGCCGTCACCTACTTGACTGCTCCGAAGCCCGGTACGCCGTTCGCGACCGTGGCCGACGACGGCAAGTCGGCGCAGTTGCGGATCGACGTCTCCAAGGGCGTCACCGAGGCCGGCGAACTGAACCTGGCCGTCACGCAGCCCGAAGGCGCCGGCAGCACCGTCTTCGGTTCGCGCCAGGCCGGTGCGCAGCAGACAAAGCTGGAGATCAGCTACGTCCCCGAGGGCACGACTGACCCGCTGCCGTCCACGCCAACGTCGGCACCAACGACGGTGGAGCCGACGCAGTCGCCCACGGCCATGCCCACGCCCACGGCAACAACGACCAAGCCGACAACTACCCCGACCACCGCGTCACCCACGCCGACCACTTCACCCACCGCCTCGCCCACCACAACGAGTCCGACGTCTACTCCGCCGACGACCGGCCTCGCACCGTCCTGGAGCCCGACGAGTTCGGCCAAGCTGACGTTCCAGGACGAGTTCAATGCCACGACAGTCGACACGACCAAGTGGGAGCGCGGCTGGTTCAAGGAAGGCATCTCGGACGGTGTCAACAGCGACAACCTCCAGTGCTACGACACCAAGCAGGTCACCGAGTCCGGCGGATACCTCAATCTGAGCCTCGCGCAGCGCGAAGCCTTCTGCCGAGGTGGCACCAAGCAGTACGTGTCCGGCCTGGTGAACACTCGTAAGACGTTCAACCAGCGGTTCGGGTCGTTCGAGGCAAGGGTCTGCCTGCCTGACGGTAACGGCGACGGCAAGGTCGACGGTTTCCCGGCCTGGTGGACGAACGGACCGTCCTCGGTGCCGTGGCCGGACCATGGCGAGATCGACGTCCTCGAAGGCATCGGTGGCGGCACCAAGGCTTCGCTGCACTATGTCGACCCGGTCTATCACGGCGGTACCTACTCGCCGACGCCGCTGGCCGGCTGCCACAACTTCGGCTCGCAGTGGACAAGCAGCGGAGTTACGTTCTACTACGACGGCAAGCCGATGTGGTCGCACGCCTTCGCCGGCACGCTTCCGCAGTTCCTCATCTTCAACTACGCGGTTCGCCAGCACGCGGGCGAAGCGATCACTCCCGGCACTGCTGTCCGAGTCGACTGGGTCCGGGTGTGGGCATGATGCGCGCACTGATCGCGTCCCTGCGGCGGTCCTGCTCCATCGACTGCCTGGCGTGAGCTGCTGAGGTAACAACACCGCGCGGGTGCACTCCCATGGCTCAACATGGGAGTGCACCCGCGCGGCCGTCCCAGAAAAGTTCTCGGTAGGTTGTCGGAATTGGTGGGGGCTGTTCGTAGCGTTGGTGGAGGCGGACAGTGGGTCCGCTCTAGTTAAGGAGCAGACATGGCCGAGTACCTCATCTACTTCAATCAGCAGTGGGTGGGCGACCACACCGAGGAGTGGTTCCGGGGGCGGGGGCCGCTGGCCATGGCAGTGGTGGAGGAGATGAAGGACGCCGGGGTCTACGTCTTCGCCGGCGGGCTGGAGGAGGAGGACGGTCCGGTCTACAGCGCCGACCCCACGAGTGGCGAGATGTTGATCACCGACGGGCCGTACGTCGAGACCAAGGAGTTTCTGGGCGGGTTCGCTCTGGTCGACGTACCCGATGACGAGACCGCCAAGATGTGGGCGGGCAAGGTCGCCGAGGCGTGCGGTTGGCCGCATGAGGTACGTCGGTTCAAGCCGCGACCCAAGGCCAAGTAGCAAGGCGCGCTTCACCAGCTGACGGTGCCGGACGAAGTCACAGCGCTGGTCGTTAGTCGAGGGCCTGTAGGTGCTCGGTTTCGTTCAGCGCTACGACTTGGTGGCTGAAGTGGGTGTCGTTGCGGCGGAGGGTGGTGATGCTGCCCGCCGTCAGCGGGAAGAAGACGCGGTCGGTCGACGTCATCGGCATGCCGATCCAGGCGGCGATCAGGTAGCTCGATGCGGATCCGTGAGACACCACGATCTGGTGCGGCGCCGGTCGGCGGAGGATGTCGTCGAGGGCGGGATACAGGCGTTCGACCAAGGCCAGTCGTGTCTCCGCGCCGGCCGGCCCGTCGTGGTGGCCGAGGCGATCGCCGTACTCCGGAAGCGGGATGCGGCGTTCGTCGAGCCAAGCCTGAGGACGGCCGTCCGCCTCGCCGTTGGACCGCTCCCGAAGCCGCGGATCAGTCTGTACGCCGACGGAGAAGCGCGCGGCAATTCGCTCTGCCGCTTCGCTGGCTCGCCTCAGATCAGAGGAGTAGACCTCCACGGGCTGGAGTCCGATCTTGCCGGCCAGGACGTCGGCGATGCGATCAGCCTGCTGGCGCCCACGAGCCGTCAGCTCCGAGTCGTACCAGCCGCCGACGAGGCCGTCGATGTGATGCTGCGCCTCGGGATGCGTGACGAGGTAGACGTGTCTCACTGGCCCTCCTCCGACCGGCCTTGGCAAGCCCAGAGCCTCTCACAAGAAGGCGTGAAGCAGGTCAGATGCCCTCGGCAAGCTTTTCCGGGAGGACGAAGCCGTTGCGGCGTACGAGGACCACGGCGGTGGTTATGAGCCATAGCCAGAAGGCGACGTACGGCAGGAGCCAGGCGCCTTCGATCGTCCAGAGGAACTGGGCCGGTGCGAGGGCGATTCCGCTGATGACGCCCCACCGGCCAAGCCAGCGCGGCATGACCCGGGTCGACGTGATGATCCAGCCGCAGGCGAAGGCGAAGCCGGCCATCGCCAACCAGGCATTGGCAAACCCGAGATGGCTGAGGTCGTACGCGTAAGCCAACTGTCCCGGGTCGAGATCGGCGGCCCGGTTGGCGCCCGCCGCGTCACCGGTCTCGAGGATGACGAACGCGGCGACCAGTACGGCGGAGACCAAGGCCATCGTCGACCGCAGAGGTACTTCACCGTCGACCCGGCGCAGCAGCAACGCCAGGCCCACCATGAACCAGAGCAGAACGAACATCCCGATGTCGCTTCCCGCCTCCGCCAGCCGCACCCAGGTCGTGTCCAGCCCTCTGACGTACGTCGCGGCCTCAGCGGTGGTGGCGTTGATCGCGGGCTCGCCCGGCGAGGCGCCGATCAGCGTCGCGAAGAGCAACAGAGTGCCGACCAGCCCTGTCGCCCCGACAATCCGAGCGAGCGGGGTACCGCGCACCGCCAATTCGTCACCATCGGCCATGTCCTCAGGATGCGCCTGCCGTCGCCTGTTGCCCACTGCGAACAGACCAGTTGACTACGGCAACGAACTCTGAGTGGCGACCGGCGAACGGACGGTGGTGAGCGGTCGGTGGATTGTCGGTGGTGGTGATTAGCATCCGGCGCTATGAATGCTTTCCCTGTCGAGCAGCCGGGCGATCTCGAGCTGGTTCGGGCTTCCTATGACCGAGTCGCAGACAACTACGTTGAGATGAATCTTGGTGACATCACGGCTTATCCCTGGTTGCGTACGGCGATCGACGGCTTCGCGGCCGCAGTACGGGAGCTTGGGCCGGTTCTGGATGTGGGATGTGGACCTGGGAGTGTGACTGCCTATCTGGCCGAGCGGGGCCTGGATGTTTCTGGGGTCGATCTGTCGGCTCGGATGGTGGAGCATGCTCGGCGGTTGTACCCCGGGCAGCGGTTCGCGGTTGCCTCGGCGACCGAGCTGGAGCTGGCCGACGCCTCGCTCGGCGGGATCCTCGGGTGGTGGTCGTTGTTCAATCTGCCCCGGCACATCCTTCCGCTGGTCCTCCAGTCCTTCGGACGAGCGTTGATTCCCGGTGGGCATCTCATCATCGGCACCCACATGGGCGACGGCGAGATCGAGCGGACCGAGGCGTACGGCGGGGTGCCGGTCGGGTGGACCACTTATCTCTGGCAGCCGGCGGAGCTGTGGGATCTCTTGGCTGCGGCCGGCCTGGAACCGGTGGCTGAACTGAAGGTCTCGGAGAGCGTGGCCGGCGTACCCTCCCTGGTGCTTGTCGCGCGGCGGCCCGGCGAGAATCTGCGCTGACGCCCGTGGGCGAATTGCACGTTGCGCTAATCGGTGTTCGCAGGTGGTGATTACTGGTAGCCGCGTTTCAGCAGGTATTTGGCGCCTGCTTCGAAGGCTTCAGGGGTCAATTGTGCGAAGCCGAAGGTGTCTGCGAGGCGGTTTGTGGTGTTGAAGGATGCGCAGACGGCCAGGGCGTCTTTGAGTTGCTGAGGTGAGGCACCGGCGGCGAGGGCTGCTTGCATGTCCTCGGCCGTCACCGTTCCCTCTTGGGTGAGTTTGCCGAGGATTCGGAGGGTTGCGCGGAGTGGTTCGTCGACGGGCGCTGAATCCAGGTCGTCGAGAACGGCTGCTACGCGTGATCCGTCTGCGTAGGCTTGGCCCGCGGTTGCCGTATGGGCGCTGATGCAGAACGCCGAATTGTTCACCTTGGAGACGTAAGCGGCCATCAATTCGCGGTCGGCGACGGACCAGGCGGACGGCCCGCGCATCGCTTCGTGCGTGAATTTCTTGGCGAGGGTGCCGTAGAAGTCGGGGCGGTAGAAGACCAGCTTCGCGGCGTCCGGTACTGGTTGACGCGAAAACAAGCGGATCATCGCGAAGAGCATCTTGGTGCCGCGGCTGTAGCCGTGGTTGAGGATGTCAAGACGCATTGCCGTGCCTCCCCTCGGCTGCTGCCAGGGCGGCGAGTCCGGTTTCATAGAGCCGGGAGGACTGGCCGACCGCCGCGCAGATCACCAACTCGAAGAGTTCGTCTTCGGTGCAGCCGGCCGCCTTTGCCGCTGCAAGGTCGTGCTCCGTGACCTCGGTCGGCCTGTTGGCGACTTTGTCGATCAAGGTGTCCAACGGCGCAGACAGACCGTGATTGCTGAAGGCGCGTGCTCGCTGGTCCGCGGAGGCTCTCCCGTCACCGTTGAGGATTCGATCCACCAAGGCTTGCTGCGCTGCTTGTTTCTGGTCCGGCATGGTTGCGCCGCCTTCTTTCCAGTTCGAGTTGACTGTCCAATCTGTAGACGATCGGCACGCCGCAGAATCGACAGGTGAGCGAATCAGTGCGCGGCGATCAGGCTCTCGATGGCGTCGGCGAGGTCGGACACCGGCCGGCGGCCGTCCAGCTCGAGGGTCGCTCCGCGCCGGAGTACGGGCTCGACGGTTTCGACGTACTGCGCGATCTCGGCCCGCTGCTCGGCGGTTCTGCCGTACGGATTGTTCGTCCGGCGGCTTACCCGCTCGATGAGGGTGTCGAGTGGCGCGCTGAGCAGGGCGATCTGCTCGAAGCGGTCGTAGAAGCGGCCTTGATTCTCGACCGTTCCTGAAATGACGATGTCGGAATTATGTGCCAGCAATTGGTCCATTCGTGCCTCGTCCCAGGTGCCGTCGGGTCGCACCCATCCGTCATAGTCGGTGTCGACCGTGAGACGACCTCGCCGCCGAAGCTCGTCGAGGACGGTGGTCTTTCCCGCGCCGGACATACCGGTCAGCAGAACCCGCGCCATGTCAGCGACCGTAGCAAGTCCGACCCCACTTCGGTCACACGCTCCACGCGCTGTCCGTCCGCGTGAACTACTGAATCTTGGCGACGATTTCCACGAGGGTGCCGTCGGGGTCGCGGAGTAGGGCGTTGCGATTGCCGTTTCCGGAGTCGCGAGGCGGCTGGACGGCTGGTACGCCGGCGGCGGTGAGGTCGGCGTACGCGGTGTCGACGTCGTCGGTCCACACGACGAAGGCCATCGCGGGCGTTCCCGGTGAGGCGTCGACCCCGTGGGCCCTCTTGGCCGCCTCGACTGTGCCGAGACCGAGGGTGAACCCGTTAAGACGGAGCTCGACGTGCTCGGGAGTGCCGTCGACCGGAGTACGAAAAGTCTCCTCGAAGCCGAGGAGATCCCGGTAGAACCGAACCCCGGCCTCGATGTCCCGGGTATAGAGGTTGACCAGCGCTCCGACGTACATGCCGGAAATATACCGACGAGCCCGTCACCTGGCCTCGCGTCTACGTTGCGACCGGGGGCGGGTTAGCGTGCGGGGGTGAGTTTTCGGTTGGCTGCGTATGCGGTGTGTGTGGTGGGTGGGCGGGTTTTGCTGGCTCGGTATGTGTCGCCGCGGGGGGATGGGTCGTGGTGGACGTTGCCGGGTGGGCAGGTGGAGCACGGGGAGGATCCGTTTGATGCGGTGATCCGGGAGGTGGCGGAGGAGACCGGGTGTCAGGGGGTGGTCGAGCGGTTGCTGGGGGTGGATTCGCGGGTGATTCCGGCCGCTGAGAGGACTGTGCCGGGTGGGGGTGAGCATCAGAATGTGGGGATCTTCTACGCCGTGCGGATCACCGGTGGGGAGCTCAGGCCGGAGCCGAACGGGGAGACTGCCGAGTCGGTGTGGACGCCGATCGCCGAGGTGAAGGGGCTGCATCGGTCGTCGCTGGTGGATGTCGGGATCGCGCTGGCGGAGGGGCGGCCCGCTACCGGGCATGTCGATCCCGTCGCCGTGGGCGGTTTGATCCGGCATTGACAGTGGTTTTCGGACGGGGATCGTCCGGAAAGGGATCTACCTTGGTGGTATGGCCAAGGTGACGGTGGTGGCGGAGGAGCTCACGGTCCGGGCGCTGGGGCCCGAGACGTGGGATGCGTTTGCGGAGCTGGTGGGGCGGCACAACGGGGTGTGGGGTGGGTGCTGGTGTACCTGGTTCCACACGATGCACGCCGAGAAGACGCACACGGTTGAAGGCAATCGGGCGCTCAAGGAGCAACTCGTCAAGGAAGGGCGGGCGCATGCGGCCGTGGTGTTCGACGGCGAGGTCGCGGTCGGCTGGTGCCAGTACGGGCCGCCCGCCGAGTTGCCGAACATCAAACACCGCAAGGATTACGAGGGCGGCCTCGTCGAGCCGCCGGACTATCGGCTGACCTGCTTCTTCATCGACACGCGGTACCGGCGCCAGGGCGTGGCGGAGGTCGCACTGCGCGGCGCCTTGGGGCTGATCGCGCAAGCGGGCGGCGGAGTGGTCGAGGCGTACCCGCAGGTCACCGATGGCAGGAAGATCACCGCCTCGTTCCTCTACAGCGTGACTCGAAACTTCTTCGAGGAGGCTGGATTCACCTACTTGCGCCCGATCGGCAAGAACCACTGCGTGATGAGCAAGTCGGTCGCCCCGGCGGGATGAACCCCGTACGACGAGGCAGGAGACCTCGTACGACGGCGTCCCGTCGTACGAGGTCTCCCCGAGCTCAGGAAGTGATCCGGGAGCGGGCCTGGTGCCGCCAGTTGCGGGCGGCCGGGGGTAGCTCGTCGTCGCGGCTCAGGTCGGCGACCGCGATCGCCGGGCGACTGTCGGACGGGCCTTGGGCGATCCAGTCGCCCATGTTGTCGATCACGCCGGCGTCGATGTTGGAGTCCGGGTTGGCGGCGACCGCGAGGCTGACCCAGTAGCAGTTCGCCGCGGCGTGCCCACGCGCCTCCGTCGCGGCCCGATCGTTGCCTGGCGCACCGTTCGTCGAGTAGGAGACCAGTACGCCGTCGACGTCGAGCCGGTCGTATTCGGTGAACAGCTCCGGGAAGTGCACGTCCATCCCCAGCGCCAGGCCGATCCGGTAGCCGTCGATCTCGATCGTCACCGGCTTCTTACCAGGCGTGTACATGTAGGTGATCTTGGTCGTCGAGAGCGTGCGTTCGTCGTACCGCGCGACGAGCTTGCCCTGGTCGGACACGACGTACGCGCTGTTGTGCGGCCGGGAGTCAGGCAGTTGGTGCACCGACGGGATGACGGTCCAGATCCCCAGTTCGCCGGACAGGGTGGCGATCTGGTCCAGTTCCTCCTGCAGCACGGACCACTCGGCCTTGGTCCAGTCGGACGGTCCGAGCTCGTCCGGGCCGAGCTCGGACATCACGTATTTGTTGGGGAAACAGAGCGCACCCTCGGGGAAGTGCGCCAGGCGGGCGCCCGCGTCGGCCGCCTCCTTCATGAATCGGCGGACCTCCGCTCCGCTGGCGCGCAGCCCGTCGACGTCGGTGGGGTCCTCGCGAACCGTCGACTGGGCGACGGCGATGCGCAGGACGGTCTGAGTGAGTTCCGGCATGTCTTCTCCTGATGGAGTCGGACGGAAGTGCCGAAGGGCAGCAGTGTAGGACTCGCCGGTCTTGGCCGCGCGGGCGCGAACCCGTCGCTTGAAGTTCCTGTGCGCTGTCATCTGGCCTTCCACGCACTCGCACGCGACCCCCCAGCGATCCCGTCCGAGGCGACTGACCAGGACGAGCGGCCCGAGATCCGAGATCCCTTTGCCTTCTCAAGGAGACCAGGCTGGGGCCGGTCAACGAAGGTGAGGCGCGGGCCGCGCCAGGACCCACATCCTTCCCGACCGAGGCCGCCGCCGTCAAACCTCTCGCCGACCGGCGTGTCGCCGGAATCCCTTACCAGGCGTCGGTTTGGCGTCATCGAAAACCGTCCGCGATCGCTTGGACGATCCCGTACTGCGAGTCGCCGGCGACCGCGTCGTTGCCGGCACCGGTCCGCCCGTCGATCAACTCCCGGACGATGTCGGCATGACCGGCATGCTGCGCCGTCTCACCGGCCATCCTGATCAACAGCACACCGAGCGTGGTCTGCTGGCGGCCGACGGCCCAATGCGCGACATGCCCCGGACTGTCCAGGTTCAGTTCGGCAACGGTGAGGTCGGCATGAGCACAAGCCTGCCGGTAGACGCCGACGATGTAGTCGCTCGATTCGTCGGCCGTCGCCCACATATCGATCTCGTCGTACGGATCGTCGCGGAACCACGACGGCCGCTCGACCGGCGGACGACCGAAGGACGCGCCGAGATAGCCGTACTCGAGCCCGGCCAGATGCTTGACCAGCCCGAGCAGGTTCGTCCCGGACGGAGTCAACGGACGGCGTCGGTCGTACTCCGACAGGCCGGCCACCTTGGTCAGCATCACCGCCCGGCTCGAGCGCAGCAGCCCGAGCAGTTCGCCCTTGAGGTTTGCCGGATCCACCATGCCCACGGACCTTAGGCGAGGCCGCCGACAAAACCTGTCGGACAGCGGTTGATCAGCGGGCGAGCCAGGCCTGGGCTCGGGTGCCGTGGTAGTCGAGGTAGTCCTGGGGAAGCGGGCCGGTCGCCGTCGCCAGCGAGAGGTTCAATTGGTGCAGACCTCTCGCGACGATCAGCCCGCTCATCATGGTGTCCGAGATGTCCGGCCAGGAGCGGATCGTCGAGTAGCCGTCGCGGAATGCCTCGGTCATGGCGGTGCGGTCGTCGCGTCGGCCGAAGGCGGCGAGGGTGATGGAGATGTCCTGTTCCGGGAAACCGAGAACAAGGTCCTGGAAGTCGATCGGCACGGGACCAAGA
This region includes:
- a CDS encoding pentapeptide repeat-containing protein; amino-acid sequence: MFEASKLLDTVSGPSARIAGLSALALLGRVSPQAARLCADIIVGALRSQSWSEDGRDAETARRAAVFAISDLIKYGDPGYRADIRGISLQGLNLSDLWLPGADLARASLTGSDLSRANLSGASLKEADLSDCIVLNANLDEAVLDHANLSSAVLVGSSFAGALLTGVNLSYALLRKANLRRTLLAEANLSDADLRDADLTDALLIGANLSGARFDGSSLKGAAVDPMSFPMHGNELARLERVRVIEGDSDMSLWVAKRLDRLPGD
- a CDS encoding SDR family oxidoreductase, with protein sequence MEPVTLITGGSSGIGAATARVLLKQGHRVAITGRDADRLAALATSTGAGERLLTITGDASDESHVAAAVRQVVGLWDRLDTVIANAGFSLPGTLEDHDPAAMRAMVLTNILGPALLVRETLPHLRKSKGRIVIIGSVAGTRNTPGNLYSVTKWAAHALAENVRLLVAKDHVSVTVVAPGVVDTPFWDERGGSPAAAPTLTAEQVAEAILFAVNQPEGVDINNLVIRPTGQVS
- a CDS encoding glycoside hydrolase family 16 protein; translated protein: MRDAFSRRHAQHRAAVPSDRLKEPAAKAGRRALIPIIAGISLVLTTAGIGVAALTSDSIPAPVSLTAGADAYVSTTSPTQRHGWSSRLVAKMNEATSLIRYTVPPVADGYDRKATLVLTRLTTSNPAKIAVSKAPGGWTEAVTYLTAPKPGTPFATVADDGKSAQLRIDVSKGVTEAGELNLAVTQPEGAGSTVFGSRQAGAQQTKLEISYVPEGTTDPLPSTPTSAPTTVEPTQSPTAMPTPTATTTKPTTTPTTASPTPTTSPTASPTTTSPTSTPPTTGLAPSWSPTSSAKLTFQDEFNATTVDTTKWERGWFKEGISDGVNSDNLQCYDTKQVTESGGYLNLSLAQREAFCRGGTKQYVSGLVNTRKTFNQRFGSFEARVCLPDGNGDGKVDGFPAWWTNGPSSVPWPDHGEIDVLEGIGGGTKASLHYVDPVYHGGTYSPTPLAGCHNFGSQWTSSGVTFYYDGKPMWSHAFAGTLPQFLIFNYAVRQHAGEAITPGTAVRVDWVRVWA
- a CDS encoding YciI family protein, whose amino-acid sequence is MAEYLIYFNQQWVGDHTEEWFRGRGPLAMAVVEEMKDAGVYVFAGGLEEEDGPVYSADPTSGEMLITDGPYVETKEFLGGFALVDVPDDETAKMWAGKVAEACGWPHEVRRFKPRPKAK
- a CDS encoding histidine phosphatase family protein, with protein sequence MRHVYLVTHPEAQHHIDGLVGGWYDSELTARGRQQADRIADVLAGKIGLQPVEVYSSDLRRASEAAERIAARFSVGVQTDPRLRERSNGEADGRPQAWLDERRIPLPEYGDRLGHHDGPAGAETRLALVERLYPALDDILRRPAPHQIVVSHGSASSYLIAAWIGMPMTSTDRVFFPLTAGSITTLRRNDTHFSHQVVALNETEHLQALD
- a CDS encoding DUF4386 family protein; this translates as MADGDELAVRGTPLARIVGATGLVGTLLLFATLIGASPGEPAINATTAEAATYVRGLDTTWVRLAEAGSDIGMFVLLWFMVGLALLLRRVDGEVPLRSTMALVSAVLVAAFVILETGDAAGANRAADLDPGQLAYAYDLSHLGFANAWLAMAGFAFACGWIITSTRVMPRWLGRWGVISGIALAPAQFLWTIEGAWLLPYVAFWLWLITTAVVLVRRNGFVLPEKLAEGI
- a CDS encoding class I SAM-dependent DNA methyltransferase; translation: MNAFPVEQPGDLELVRASYDRVADNYVEMNLGDITAYPWLRTAIDGFAAAVRELGPVLDVGCGPGSVTAYLAERGLDVSGVDLSARMVEHARRLYPGQRFAVASATELELADASLGGILGWWSLFNLPRHILPLVLQSFGRALIPGGHLIIGTHMGDGEIERTEAYGGVPVGWTTYLWQPAELWDLLAAAGLEPVAELKVSESVAGVPSLVLVARRPGENLR
- a CDS encoding carboxymuconolactone decarboxylase family protein — encoded protein: MRLDILNHGYSRGTKMLFAMIRLFSRQPVPDAAKLVFYRPDFYGTLAKKFTHEAMRGPSAWSVADRELMAAYVSKVNNSAFCISAHTATAGQAYADGSRVAAVLDDLDSAPVDEPLRATLRILGKLTQEGTVTAEDMQAALAAGASPQQLKDALAVCASFNTTNRLADTFGFAQLTPEAFEAGAKYLLKRGYQ
- a CDS encoding AAA family ATPase yields the protein MARVLLTGMSGAGKTTVLDELRRRGRLTVDTDYDGWVRPDGTWDEARMDQLLAHNSDIVISGTVENQGRFYDRFEQIALLSAPLDTLIERVSRRTNNPYGRTAEQRAEIAQYVETVEPVLRRGATLELDGRRPVSDLADAIESLIAAH
- a CDS encoding VOC family protein translates to MYVGALVNLYTRDIEAGVRFYRDLLGFEETFRTPVDGTPEHVELRLNGFTLGLGTVEAAKRAHGVDASPGTPAMAFVVWTDDVDTAYADLTAAGVPAVQPPRDSGNGNRNALLRDPDGTLVEIVAKIQ
- a CDS encoding NUDIX hydrolase; its protein translation is MSFRLAAYAVCVVGGRVLLARYVSPRGDGSWWTLPGGQVEHGEDPFDAVIREVAEETGCQGVVERLLGVDSRVIPAAERTVPGGGEHQNVGIFYAVRITGGELRPEPNGETAESVWTPIAEVKGLHRSSLVDVGIALAEGRPATGHVDPVAVGGLIRH